The window AACATTCACTCGTTAAACTTTTAGTGTAGTGTTAGTCAGTGAAATCCCAGTGTGAACCTCCACCTACCCGCTCCTCAGTCATTTGCTTTGTGCTCCACAGGTTTCTGTGTGGAGAGCCTTGTTCGGCAAGGAGGCAGACAAGCTGGAGCAGGCCAACGACGACGACAAGACCTACTACATCATCGAAAAGGAGCCCCTCGTCAACACGTACATCTCTGTTCCTAAAGAGAACAGCACCTTGAACTGTGCAGCCTTCACCGGAGGGATCGTAGAGGCCATCCTCAACCACAGTGGCTTCCCCGCCAAGGTCACCGTCCACTGGCACAAGGGCACCACGCTCATGATCAAGTTTGACGAGGCGGTGATCACCAGAGACAAGGCACTGGAGAGCAGATAGGGGAGAGATTGGATGAGAGATTGAGTGGGTGGAGGTATGATGTTAATTTAAGTGCTGGAGTGTCTCGACCGCTGCAGACAGTGTTCATTCAAGAGAACTTAATCTGGAtgcagaaagaaagggagagtaGGGCTGCAGTTAACAGTTCTTTGGATTACTGATTAATGTTCAGaaatttttcttgattaatcgattgtttggtatataaaatgtcagaaaacagggaaaaatgtCCGTTACCATTCATATCATTACATATTcggattgcttgttttgtccgatcCACAGCCTGAAACCCAAAGctattcagtttactttcatagacataaaataaacagcaaatcTTCATATTCAACAGGCTGGAACCagttgtcttttttcttttttgctttaaaaatgtgttaatcatctatcaaaattgttgtcaaTTACCTTCCTATTGCTCAACTGGTCGACTGACACTCAGCTAATCGTTTCAGCACTAAAGgaaagtatactgtatactgcttTGAACGTATCTGTTACTAAGacatatttattgattattgatttcaCTCCTTTGCAGTGAAAAGTAGGACTTTGCTAGACAAATTCAgaatgtaaacattacaccAAAAAGTCTATTTATTAATCTGATTAACAGCTGGTTAATCTTGTGCTGCATATGAggtttttgggtgtttttttgttttttgtttttttttacatcatattAAGGGGAAACCGAACAATTTCCAAGCTAAACAGCTGATGGGAAATTTTCCATTTCCTCATATCATCATATTAGTCAGATAAAAGGCCTGATGGGATAATAGTTGTATCCTTCACAGACTGTCTGTACATGTCTGTGTTATGGGATCAACACAAAACTGTAACACAGTCTAACAGGGATGTGTTCAAAAGGTGGAGCTGCTTTACTCGTGTCACATGTTAAGCCTGCAATTTAAGCATTATTGGTGGCATGTATGTTTATGCAAAATAATGTCTATACCTGTATTTTGTTCTGATAAAAcgtaaataaacacatgaagGTATGTTTTTggataaataatttttttaggTTTGAAGAAATTATGGATGTTTTGCCATGTAGGATACTGCAACTGGAAAATTAAGTGTTAGGAAATCAGGCAGGGAAGGTGAGTCATTTGTccgagagagggaaaaaaaaagacttctcACTCCGCTCCTGTTTCTGGG is drawn from Xiphias gladius isolate SHS-SW01 ecotype Sanya breed wild chromosome 15, ASM1685928v1, whole genome shotgun sequence and contains these coding sequences:
- the trappc5 gene encoding trafficking protein particle complex subunit 5, translating into METRFTRGKSAILERPLSRAKTEVSVSAFALLFSEVVQYCQSRVYSVSELQARLSDLGQRVGGSLLDVLVLREKNGKRETKVLNILLFIKVSVWRALFGKEADKLEQANDDDKTYYIIEKEPLVNTYISVPKENSTLNCAAFTGGIVEAILNHSGFPAKVTVHWHKGTTLMIKFDEAVITRDKALESR